One stretch of Salvelinus fontinalis isolate EN_2023a unplaced genomic scaffold, ASM2944872v1 scaffold_0849, whole genome shotgun sequence DNA includes these proteins:
- the LOC129847452 gene encoding IQ motif-containing protein H-like produces the protein MTQLMLMMTGGSLDCRTSRLEVPLTKPFLRHKGSTETALPAVASRYAVLGSRLLHTNLSMVHYSVFFQMCKAQGIGFDIKEKQGTVFVLHDSCERYSLGMVTVGDDLQGALMTFARNLSIIHQEISAPNMQGETNFKGLIRDIEEVLGMTIQNKAQVTEEEEKTTTVRTKRGSLTHTTRIPQSL, from the exons ATGACCCAGCTGATGCTCATGATGACGGGGGGAAGCCTGGACTGTCGGACCAGTCGTCTGGAGGTCCCCCTCACCAAGCCCTTCCTGCGCCACAAAGGATCCACAGAGACTGCT CTCCCAGCGGTGGCCAGTCGTTATGCGGTCCTGGGGAGCCGGCTGCTCCACACCAACCTGTCCATGGTGCACTATAGCGTCTTCTTCCAGATGTGCAAGGCTCAAGGCATCGGCTTCGACATCAAG GAAAAGCAAGGCACTGTCTTTGTTCTGCATGACAGCTGTGAGAGATACAGTCTGGGGATGGT AACCGTCGGTGACGACCTCCAGGGAGCCCTGATGACCTTTGCTCGTAACCTGTCCATCATCCATCAGGAGATATCAGCTCCCAACATGCAGGGAGAGACTAACTTTAAG GGCCTAATTAGGGACATAGAAGAGGTTTTGGGAATGACAATCCAGAATAAAGCCCAGGTGACCGAGGAAGAAGAGAAGACTACTACTGTCCGGACTAAACGGGGATCACTGACCCACACAACTAGGATACCTCAGTCACTTTAA